DNA sequence from the Rosettibacter firmus genome:
ACAGGAAGAGGAATTTCAACCGATATTATAGAAGCTAGTGCAAAATCTTATTTAAATGCACTCAACCAGAAAGAATTATACTTCAAAGAAGAACCATTAAATAAAAAGGAACAAATCTCAGAAGTAATTTAAAGGGAATTATAAATGGGGATGACTATTACTGAAAAAATTCTTGCAAAAGCTTCGGGACGAAAAAGAGTTGAACCCGGAGAAAATATATGGCTTAATGTTGATGTATTAATGACACACGATGTATGTGGTCCACCAACTATTGAAATATGGAAAAGAGAATTTGGTGACAAAGCAAAAATCTGGGATAAGAAAAAAGTTGTGATCTTTCCAGACCATTACATTTTTACAAAAAATCCTCAAGCAAATAGAAATGTAAATATATTACGTGAATTTGCAAGTCATTATGATTTACCAAATTATTATGATGTTGGAACTGAAAGGTATAAAGGCGTTTGTCATATGGCTCTTGCTGAAGAAGGATATAATTTACCCGGAACGGTTTTGTTTGGCACAGATTCTCATACATGTACTTCAGGTGCATTTGGAATGTTTTCAACAGGTGTAGGCAATACTGATGCAGCATTTATACTCGGTACAGGAAAAATATGGGAAAAAGTACCCGAATCAATGAAATTTATATTTGAAGGTACATTGCCTCCTTATTTAACAGCAAAAGATTTAATACTTCAGGTACTTGGAGATATTACAACCGAAGGTGGAACTTATCGAGCTCTTGAATTTGATGGAGAAGCTATTTATTCAATGCAAATGGATGAAAGAATGACTTTAACAAATATGGCTATAGAAGCAGGAGCGATGAATGGCATTATAAAAGCTGATGAAATAACAGAAAAATATGTTCGCGAACGAACAAATGCTCCATATGAAATTTTTGAAAGTGATCCAGATGCTAAATACAGAGAAGTCTATAAATATAATGTTAATGATATTGAACCATTAGTAGCTAAACCTCATAGCCCAGATAACAGAGATACAGTTCGGAATGTTCAGGGAACAAAACTTACAAAATGTTATATAGGTTCTTGCACCGGTGGTAAATTAAGTGACTTTCTTAATGCAGCAAAAATTATTTTTGGTAAACAAGTTAAAGTACCAACATTTGTTGTTCCGGCAAGTACTTATATTTATAATCAATTAGAAGTTGAAACAATCAATGGAGTATCATTAAAACAAATTTTTGAAAATGCAGGATGTGTAATAGCACCTTCTTCATGTGCTGCTTGTCTTGGTGGACCAGCAGATACTGTTGGAAGAGCTCAGGATGGCGAAGTAATAATTTCTACTACTAATAGAAATTTCCCTGGTAGAATGGGAAGTAAAAAATCAGAAGTATATTTAGCATCGCCATTAACTGTAGCAGCTTCAGCTGTAACAGGAGTTATTACAGATCCAAGAGAATTTTTATAAAAATTTGGGAATTAATTATGGAAAAAATTATTAAAGGAAAAGCATTTGTTCTTGGTGATAATATAGATACAGATCAAATAATTCCTGCTGAACATCTGGTCTATAGTTTAAGTGATCCAGAGGAATCAAAAAAATATGGTCATTTTGCACTTTCAGGTGTACCATTAAAAAATTCTGGATTACCTGATGGAGGAATTCCATTTATCGAAGGAGATAATTATCAATCAAAATATAATATCATTATTGGTGGTTCTAATTTTGGTTGTGGTTCGTCGAGAGAACATGCACCTTTTGCTTTGCAGATGGCGGGAGTTAAAGTTATTGTAGCAGAATCTTATGCAAGAATTTTTTATCGAAATTGTGTTGATGGTGGTTTTGTTATACCTTATGAAACTCAAGTAAAATTGAATGATAAAATTAAAACCAATGACGAACTCGAAATTGATTTAGAAAATAATATACTGGTGAACTTAAACACTGGCGATAAATTTCAATTAAATCCATTGGGAGATATAC
Encoded proteins:
- a CDS encoding 3-isopropylmalate dehydratase large subunit — encoded protein: MGMTITEKILAKASGRKRVEPGENIWLNVDVLMTHDVCGPPTIEIWKREFGDKAKIWDKKKVVIFPDHYIFTKNPQANRNVNILREFASHYDLPNYYDVGTERYKGVCHMALAEEGYNLPGTVLFGTDSHTCTSGAFGMFSTGVGNTDAAFILGTGKIWEKVPESMKFIFEGTLPPYLTAKDLILQVLGDITTEGGTYRALEFDGEAIYSMQMDERMTLTNMAIEAGAMNGIIKADEITEKYVRERTNAPYEIFESDPDAKYREVYKYNVNDIEPLVAKPHSPDNRDTVRNVQGTKLTKCYIGSCTGGKLSDFLNAAKIIFGKQVKVPTFVVPASTYIYNQLEVETINGVSLKQIFENAGCVIAPSSCAACLGGPADTVGRAQDGEVIISTTNRNFPGRMGSKKSEVYLASPLTVAASAVTGVITDPREFL
- a CDS encoding 3-isopropylmalate dehydratase — protein: MEKIIKGKAFVLGDNIDTDQIIPAEHLVYSLSDPEESKKYGHFALSGVPLKNSGLPDGGIPFIEGDNYQSKYNIIIGGSNFGCGSSREHAPFALQMAGVKVIVAESYARIFYRNCVDGGFVIPYETQVKLNDKIKTNDELEIDLENNILVNLNTGDKFQLNPLGDILPILEAGNIFEYARKNNMI